The following proteins are co-located in the Patescibacteria group bacterium genome:
- a CDS encoding peptidylprolyl isomerase, with protein MGKRAQVKRLEKQQEKPPKRKIIDFSVIKHPYLWIMVIAFALVVAYPIATNTTWYKQHIAKLTPEQLMVETANTATITTDKGEIVFDFYKKDAPKTSENFIRLAFKGYYNGLNFHRVEAGFVIQGGDPKGDGTGGESIWGGTFADEINTSSPLYQRGYVEGTVAMANSGANTNGSQFFITLADQPNLPKSYTIFGHVTSGMDVVKKIAKGDKMIKVEVK; from the coding sequence ATGGGAAAACGAGCGCAAGTCAAAAGACTTGAGAAACAACAAGAGAAGCCGCCAAAGCGTAAAATCATCGATTTTTCGGTCATTAAGCATCCTTATTTATGGATTATGGTAATTGCATTTGCGTTAGTCGTCGCATATCCAATTGCCACAAACACCACTTGGTATAAACAACACATAGCAAAATTAACACCGGAGCAACTAATGGTAGAAACAGCAAACACCGCCACAATTACTACAGATAAAGGTGAAATCGTCTTTGATTTTTACAAAAAAGATGCACCAAAAACGAGCGAAAACTTTATCAGGTTAGCTTTTAAGGGATATTATAATGGGTTAAATTTTCATCGAGTAGAAGCGGGATTTGTGATTCAGGGAGGCGATCCCAAGGGTGATGGCACCGGTGGCGAAAGTATTTGGGGCGGCACATTTGCCGATGAAATTAACACCTCTTCACCTTTATATCAACGGGGGTATGTTGAAGGCACGGTAGCGATGGCAAACTCGGGCGCCAATACAAATGGTAGTCAGTTCTTTATTACCTTAGCCGATCAGCCAAACTTGCCAAAAAGTTATACTATTTTTGGGCATGTAACTAGCGGTATGGACGTAGTTAAAAAAATCGCCAAAGGGGATAAAATGATTAAGGTTGAGGTTAAATAA
- the gatC gene encoding Asp-tRNA(Asn)/Glu-tRNA(Gln) amidotransferase subunit GatC, whose translation MDKIDKTEVKHIAELASLSLTEKEVDRFSVDLTNILKYINQLDEVKVDSGAIDNESLYNIWREDEITNINMRDQLLQNTPDQKDGFIRVKAVFGDS comes from the coding sequence ATGGATAAAATAGACAAAACCGAAGTCAAACACATCGCCGAGTTGGCGAGTTTGAGTTTAACTGAAAAAGAAGTTGATCGGTTTTCGGTTGATCTAACCAATATACTTAAATACATCAATCAGCTTGATGAAGTAAAGGTTGATTCGGGAGCAATCGACAATGAATCGCTTTACAATATTTGGCGCGAAGACGAAATTACCAATATTAATATGCGCGATCAGCTGTTACAAAACACCCCAGACCAGAAAGATGGTTTTATTCGAGTAAAGGCGGTGTTTGGTGACTCTTGA
- a CDS encoding HD domain-containing protein, whose translation MINTNTKTIFEALKLSEMLKLVVRYKESADDAERESVADHCWRMVFMLMVVTEELNLKIDELHAIKMVLVHDIIEVVTDDIDAVLVAEGKVLAEDKQRGEVEAIKYIETKIGGKAGKTIRALWEEFETAKTPEAKLVKALDRIEAMSHLSLVGLKNCNHADHIPNYADRAVKNVPELSGLLIELKKELKIEFEKNNIPWVNKYD comes from the coding sequence ATGATAAATACCAATACCAAAACCATTTTTGAGGCTCTAAAATTAAGCGAAATGCTTAAGTTAGTTGTCAGATACAAAGAATCTGCTGACGATGCTGAAAGAGAATCCGTGGCCGACCACTGTTGGCGGATGGTCTTTATGTTAATGGTGGTGACGGAAGAATTAAATCTAAAAATTGATGAATTGCATGCCATCAAAATGGTGCTTGTTCACGACATTATTGAGGTAGTTACTGATGATATCGATGCAGTTTTGGTAGCAGAAGGAAAGGTTTTGGCAGAGGATAAGCAACGTGGCGAGGTTGAGGCGATAAAATATATCGAAACAAAAATTGGTGGCAAAGCAGGAAAAACAATTCGAGCGCTTTGGGAAGAATTTGAGACAGCGAAAACCCCAGAAGCTAAGTTGGTTAAGGCGTTAGATAGAATTGAAGCGATGAGCCATTTATCCTTAGTTGGGCTTAAAAATTGCAATCATGCAGATCATATTCCAAATTATGCTGACAGAGCGGTAAAAAACGTGCCAGAACTGTCTGGATTATTAATTGAATTGAAAAAAGAACTCAAGATTGAGTTTGAGAAAAATAATATTCCTTGGGTAAATAAATACGATTAA
- the gatA gene encoding Asp-tRNA(Asn)/Glu-tRNA(Gln) amidotransferase subunit GatA: MTLDFLTIIDAVKMLDEGKITSVELTKHYLDKINKLDRKINALISVTPDLALKEAAKSDDRRAKNNLRSAIDGVPGTLKDVLVTQSVRTTAASKMLNDFIPPYEAHVVSLLKNAGMVVLGKTNLDEYAMGTTTVNSAYFITKNPWDTTRVVGGSSGGSAAAVAADFGVFSLGTDTGGSIRLPASWTNTVGVRPTYGRVSRNGVIAMASSLDQVGLFTRSVVDAALLLSIIAEPDKGDSTSVRKTVPDYQSLLKSDLHGITVGLVKQFMSDGVDENIKKSVLEAVAQLKSLGAEVKEVSIPLSEMSLAVYMILVPSEVSTNLERYDGIRYGYSGANHAKNLKDVYLQSRTHFGDEAKRRIMLGSFALSSGYYDAYYNKAKRVRAMISHQFDQVFQNVDVLVGPVAPSLPFKIGDDLSDPLKLWMADLLAVPVNVAGLCGVSVPCGFSENLPVGLQIMGKAFDDETILAVANAYQKSTNWLDSHPNL; encoded by the coding sequence GTGACTCTTGATTTTTTAACCATTATCGACGCCGTAAAAATGTTGGACGAGGGAAAAATTACCTCTGTTGAGCTAACCAAACATTATTTAGATAAGATTAACAAGTTAGACCGAAAAATTAATGCGTTGATTTCCGTTACGCCTGATTTGGCGTTGAAAGAAGCGGCCAAGAGTGATGATCGTCGGGCGAAAAATAATTTGCGATCTGCTATCGATGGCGTTCCTGGCACGCTGAAAGACGTTTTGGTAACACAGAGCGTGCGAACTACCGCAGCGTCAAAAATGCTAAATGATTTTATTCCGCCTTACGAGGCTCATGTTGTATCGTTACTCAAAAATGCCGGTATGGTGGTTTTGGGAAAAACAAACCTAGATGAATATGCCATGGGCACCACCACTGTGAATTCGGCTTATTTTATTACCAAAAACCCGTGGGATACCACGCGGGTTGTTGGTGGGTCGTCCGGTGGTTCGGCGGCGGCAGTGGCGGCTGATTTTGGTGTTTTCTCACTGGGCACCGATACTGGCGGCAGCATTCGCTTGCCCGCGTCTTGGACCAACACAGTGGGCGTGCGCCCAACTTACGGTCGGGTATCGCGCAATGGAGTAATTGCGATGGCGTCGTCTTTGGATCAGGTTGGGCTATTTACACGATCAGTTGTAGATGCGGCGCTGTTATTATCAATCATCGCCGAACCAGATAAAGGTGATAGCACTTCGGTGCGAAAAACAGTGCCAGACTATCAATCGTTATTAAAATCTGACTTACACGGGATTACGGTCGGCTTAGTGAAACAGTTTATGTCGGACGGCGTCGATGAAAATATTAAAAAAAGCGTGCTGGAAGCGGTGGCGCAACTAAAATCGCTTGGCGCTGAAGTTAAAGAAGTCTCTATCCCGCTTTCCGAGATGTCGTTGGCAGTGTATATGATTTTGGTGCCGTCCGAAGTATCAACCAACTTAGAGCGGTACGATGGCATTCGGTATGGGTATTCGGGCGCGAACCACGCCAAAAATCTTAAAGACGTTTATTTACAGTCGCGCACCCATTTTGGCGATGAGGCTAAGCGACGCATTATGCTTGGTAGTTTTGCGTTGTCGAGTGGCTATTACGATGCGTATTATAATAAAGCTAAACGAGTGCGGGCAATGATTTCGCATCAGTTCGATCAAGTTTTTCAGAATGTTGATGTGCTGGTGGGCCCGGTGGCGCCAAGTTTGCCGTTTAAGATTGGCGATGATTTGTCAGATCCATTAAAATTATGGATGGCAGATTTGCTGGCGGTGCCGGTTAATGTGGCCGGTTTGTGCGGAGTTTCGGTGCCGTGTGGCTTTAGTGAAAACTTGCCGGTTGGATTGCAGATAATGGGTAAGGCATTTGACGACGAAACCATTTTAGCCGTGGCTAACGCATATCAAAAATCAACAAATTGGCTAGACAGCCACCCAAACTTATAG